In the genome of Microthrixaceae bacterium, one region contains:
- a CDS encoding ABC transporter ATP-binding protein: MSCVPLRRYRRPVPAVEVSDLTVNHGRVIAVDRLTFSADRGEVVALLGPNGAGKTSTVEVLEGYRQPTSGTVTVLGLDPSAEHRDLAPSIGVMLQSGGVYSGIRPLEILELFASFYADPADPTALLELVGLDHLRRSTWRQMSGGEQQRLSLALALVGRPLVAFLDEPSAGVDVRGRQLIRSVVRDLAHDGTCVLVTTHDLDEAEKSADRVVIIDKGRLVATGTPHELMSTAGGAQIRFSAPAGLDTAGLGQVLVAAVTETTPGEYLVETESSPATIAALTGWLAQHDLPLADLRAGRQRLEDVFLHLTSAAQDGRLEHNPAGRRRRSQPDRARRPRRGQQAGK; this comes from the coding sequence GTGTCGTGCGTTCCCCTACGGCGATATCGTCGACCGGTGCCCGCCGTGGAGGTCTCGGACCTGACCGTGAACCACGGCCGTGTCATAGCTGTGGATCGGCTCACCTTCAGCGCAGATCGAGGTGAGGTCGTAGCACTCCTCGGACCGAATGGAGCCGGCAAGACCTCGACCGTGGAGGTCCTGGAGGGGTATCGACAGCCGACATCGGGAACGGTGACCGTGCTGGGCTTGGACCCCTCAGCCGAGCACCGCGACCTGGCCCCCAGCATCGGCGTGATGCTCCAGTCCGGGGGCGTGTACTCGGGCATTCGTCCACTGGAGATCCTCGAGCTGTTCGCCTCGTTCTACGCCGACCCGGCCGATCCCACCGCTCTCCTCGAACTGGTGGGTCTCGATCACCTGCGCCGGTCGACGTGGCGACAGATGTCGGGCGGCGAACAGCAGCGTCTGTCCTTGGCCCTGGCCCTGGTTGGCAGACCGCTGGTGGCCTTCCTCGACGAGCCGTCGGCGGGAGTGGACGTTCGTGGACGCCAGCTCATCCGCTCCGTCGTACGAGATCTGGCCCACGACGGTACCTGTGTGCTGGTTACCACCCACGATCTAGATGAGGCCGAAAAGTCCGCGGACCGGGTGGTGATCATCGACAAGGGTCGATTGGTGGCCACCGGAACTCCACATGAGCTCATGAGCACCGCCGGTGGTGCCCAGATCCGCTTCTCGGCCCCGGCCGGTCTAGACACCGCCGGGCTCGGCCAAGTGCTTGTGGCCGCCGTCACCGAGACCACTCCTGGAGAATACCTGGTCGAAACCGAGTCCTCTCCGGCAACCATCGCCGCCCTAACCGGTTGGCTGGCCCAACACGACCTACCGCTGGCCGACCTTCGGGCCGGACGCCAACGACTGGAAGACGTGTTCCTCCACCTAACCTCGGCAGCCCAAGACGGCCGCCTAGAGCACAACCCCGCTGGTCGGCGGCGTCGGAGCCAACCCGACCGAGC
- the serS gene encoding serine--tRNA ligase, which produces MLDIRRFRTEPDEVKAALARRGIDASEVDVVIQLDAQHRQLAADRDDLRNQIKTRSKEVGQLRKEGRTAEAEAAQAASRELGDREQALADEAGEVAEQIHQLLLRIPNTPAPDAPDGGGDADNPVLRISGFDPDGYGDHQRVPHWELGERYGILDNERAVKISGAMFTMQRRGGATLARALLQYALDRNADLYEEVRPPSLVTTETLTATGQLPKFADDAYNLERDGLWAIPTAEVPLTSIHRDEILDVADLPRRFMAATSCYRREAGSAGRDTRGMLRTHEFDKVEVFSYATPEQAPALLEEMVSSVEQTIADLGLAYRVLDICTGDMGQSHHRSFDVEVYAPGTDQWLEVSSVSWFSDYQARRGNIRYRPGGGGTAPVHTLNGSALAVPRVWAAIVETYHRADGGIDVPEVLLPYFRGSDRIA; this is translated from the coding sequence ATGCTGGACATCCGCCGATTCCGCACCGAACCCGACGAGGTGAAGGCCGCCTTGGCCCGTCGAGGGATCGACGCCTCCGAGGTAGACGTCGTGATCCAGCTCGATGCCCAACATCGTCAGCTGGCGGCAGACCGAGACGACCTCAGGAACCAGATCAAGACACGGTCCAAGGAGGTGGGCCAGCTCCGCAAGGAGGGCCGTACCGCCGAGGCCGAGGCGGCTCAGGCCGCCAGTCGTGAGCTCGGCGACCGCGAACAGGCCTTGGCCGACGAAGCGGGCGAGGTGGCCGAGCAGATCCACCAGCTCCTGCTTCGGATCCCCAACACCCCCGCTCCCGACGCCCCCGACGGTGGCGGTGATGCCGACAACCCGGTGCTGCGGATCTCGGGATTCGACCCCGACGGGTACGGCGACCACCAACGCGTCCCCCATTGGGAGTTGGGGGAGCGATACGGCATCCTCGACAACGAACGGGCCGTGAAGATCTCCGGTGCCATGTTCACCATGCAGAGGCGAGGCGGAGCCACATTGGCTAGGGCTCTCCTCCAGTACGCGCTGGACCGCAACGCCGACCTCTACGAAGAGGTACGGCCCCCGAGCCTGGTCACCACCGAGACCCTCACCGCCACCGGTCAACTTCCCAAGTTCGCCGATGACGCCTACAACCTCGAGCGCGATGGCCTGTGGGCCATCCCCACCGCTGAGGTTCCGCTCACGTCGATCCACCGAGACGAGATCCTCGACGTTGCCGATCTCCCTCGACGGTTCATGGCGGCAACGTCGTGCTATCGGCGCGAGGCTGGCTCCGCGGGCCGAGACACCCGTGGGATGCTGCGCACCCACGAGTTCGACAAGGTCGAGGTGTTTTCCTACGCCACTCCAGAACAGGCGCCGGCCTTGCTCGAGGAGATGGTGTCATCGGTGGAGCAGACCATCGCCGATCTCGGGCTGGCCTACCGAGTTCTCGACATCTGCACCGGAGACATGGGGCAGAGCCACCATCGATCGTTCGACGTAGAGGTCTACGCACCCGGTACCGACCAGTGGCTCGAGGTCTCGTCGGTTTCTTGGTTCTCGGACTACCAGGCTCGCCGCGGAAACATCCGCTACCGGCCAGGTGGTGGAGGAACAGCCCCAGTGCACACGCTCAACGGCTCGGCGCTGGCCGTGCCCCGCGTGTGGGCTGCCATCGTCGAGACGTACCACCGCGCCGATGGCGGCATCGATGTGCCCGAGGTCCTCCTGCCCTACTTCCGGGGCTCGGATCGCATCGCCTGA